The sequence ACCCCTTACGACCGGTTGCTGGCCGGACAGTTCCTGACGGAGAGCGTCAAACGACTGCCCGACGGGGTCTCCATCGATCGGGTGATCGTCACCCATGCCAACGGGGACCACTTCTGGGGCGCGGGGGTGCTTCCGGAGGCCGAGATCATCGCCACGCGCGAGGCCAGGGAACACATCCACTACGAGCCCACCCCGCAACAGCAGCACGCGCTGGTGGCGGGCGGCGATCCGGCCACCCCGCTCGGCGCCTACCTCGCGCGCCACTTCGGCCCGTTCGACTGGTCGGCCACCGAACCGGTGCGGCCGACCACGTACTTCACCGGGGAACTGGAACTGACCCTCGGCGACTACCCGGTCCAGGTGTCCGCCCTGCCGCCCGCCCACACCACGGGCGACCTGATCGTGCATCTGCCCGTCCAGCGCACCGTGTTCAGCGGTGACGTGATCTTCTCCGCCACCCCGCGGCAGCCGGGCGACCACCCGGTGCACTGGGCGGGCCCGTTGAGCAATGTGATCGCGGCCTGCGAGCGGGTGCTGGCGACCGGCGCCGAGACGATCGTCCCGGGTCACGGACCTGTGCTCGACGCGGCCGGGGTGCGGGAGCACATCGCCTACCTGGAGTACATACGCGAGCGTGCCCATGCCTTCCACGCGGCCGGCGTGCCCGCGCCGGAGGCGGCCCGCCGGGTGATCGGCGAGGGACGGCACCCCGAACTCGGCCTGCCCGAGCGGCTGGTGGTCACGATCGGGAGCGAGTACCGGGATCTGGACGGCTCCGAACTGCCCGGGGTGCTCCAGGTGATGACCGAGGTGGCCGTGCTGGCGCGGGAGGTCGAGGAGGCGCGTACGGACGACGGCCTCCGCCGTACCGCGGCCGGGGAGTCCGCGCCGGAACCGGTCGGCAGGGCGGAGTGAGCACCGCCCCGGGAGCCGGCCGGGCACGCACGACCGCCGCCGTCACCGTCCTCATCACGCTCACCACCACCCGCCACCGTCCGGTGCGCGGGACCCACCCGACACGAAAGACGCGGTGACCGGTGTGGCATGGATCGTGACGCTGATCGCCGTCGCCTGGGCCGTGACGGCGGTGATACGGGGACAGCAGTCGGCCCGTGACGCCTATGCGGCCACGGCCCGCGCCGAGCTGGCGGACCGGCAGGCGAAGGCCGCCGAGGCCCGGACCCTCGCGCTCACCGACGAGATACGCCAGCTCGCCGAGAGGCGGATACCCGCCGCCGCGACCGCCCTGTCCCACCCCACCGCGTCCGTACCCGGACTGCGTGAGGCCGCCGGCATCGACGGTGCCGCCGCCCGACTGCTGACCGAGGCCGTGCAGGCGGCCCGTACGGCGGTCGTCGAGGAACGGCAGCGCGTCGACGCCGCCGCGAGAGCCGCGATGCGCGGCACCTCGGCCAAGATCCAGTCACTGCTCAACCAGTCCCAGCAACTGCTCCACGAAATGCAGCACGAGTACGACGACCCGCGCATCCTGCAACTCGACTTCCGCAACGAACTGGCACTGCGCCGCACCCAGGCCACCGCCGTGCTCTGCGACGCCTGGCCGGGACTCGCCCGGCAGAACTCCCCGCTCGTGGAGGTCGTGCTCGGCGCCCAGTCCCGGGTCGCCGGTTACGAGCGCGTCCGGATCGCCAACCACCTGCGCGACGAACGGCTCGCCGTCGTCGCCCGCGCCGCCGAACCCCTCGCGATCGTCCTCGCGGAGCTGCTGGCCAACGCGACGGCGTACTCGCACCCGGACACCGAGGTACCGGTCACCGTCCAGCAGACCCTGGGGCGCGGCGCCCTGGTGCTGGTCGACGACGCCGGGATCGGTATGGACGACGACGCGCTCCAGCGGGCCCGCGCGTTGCTGGCCGGGCCGTCCGAGGTGCTGCTCACCGAGTTGGGGGACCCGCCGCAGACCGGGTTCGCCGTGGCCGGCCGGCTCGTCGCGCGGTACGGCTTCAGCTGCCACATCGAGTCCTCGCCGTACGGGGGGATGCGCACCATGCTCCGTATCCCGGCCCATCTGCTCACCGTGATGGAGGAGGGCCGCGCCTTGTCGGCGCTCGCACCGAAGCCGGTACACGCCCACCCGCGGCCGACACGGGCGCCGGAGGCACCGGACGCGCCGGGGGAGCCGGGGGAGCCCGGACCGGCGGTTCCCGAACCCCGGCCCGCCGCAGCCCCGACCGCCACGGAGCCCCGTACCGAGCCCGCCAGCGAGCCCGCCACCGAGCCCCGTACCGAGCTGCCCACCCGCCGACGACGCGTCCGTCGCCCGGCCGCCCCCGACGCCGCGGACGCGCACCGCCCGGTGGCGGAGGAGCCCGCGCCCCGGACCCCCGAACAGGCCGGAGCGTCCTGGACGGCTCTCCAGCAGGGCACCGTCAGCGGCCGCCGGGCCGAAGCCGCCGCGCCGGACGGAACCGGTACGCGGGCATCCGCGCCCCCAGCACTCGTAGCACCCGCACCCGCGGTACCCGTATCACCCGCACCAGCACCAGCACCCGCATCGCCATCGGATGACCAAGGAGACGACGAGACGTGAGCGCCCCTACTCCCACCACCGGTGACCTCGCCTGGGTGCTGACCCCGCTGCTGGAACTGCCCGGCGTCCAGCACGCGGTGGTCGCCACCGGCGACGGGCTCGTCGAAGGCGCCTCCGAGGGTCTCGACCGGGCATCCGCCGAACGCGTGGCCGCGATGACGGCCACCGTGCACGCGGCGGCGCGTGCCTTCACCACCGCCTTCACCGAGGCGGAGAAACCCCGGCTGGCGCAGACCGTCGTGGAGTCCGAACTGGGCTTCGCCATCGTCGTCCCCGCGGGCCGGAACACCACCCTCGCCCTCTTCGCGGCACCCGACGCGCACCTCGGCAACATCGCGTACCAGATGCAGGTGCAAGTCACCGCGCTGACCCGGGCGATGAACGCCCCCACCCGCCAACCGGACGCTGCCGCCCGGCCATGACCCCCGGCCCAGGACGCCGTCTGATCCCCGCCTATCTGGTCACCGGTGGCCGTTCCGCGCCCTCCGGCCCCACGCTCGACCGGCTCGCCGTGCTCGTGCGTACCGACTCGGCGCTGCCCCCGGACGCCGGATCCGAACACCGCAGGCTGTGCGAGCTGCTGGAACCGGGCGCACTCACCGTCGTCGAGTGCGCCGCCCACCTGGAACTGCCGGTCAGCGCCACGGTCTTCCTGGCCGCGGACCTCGCGGCCGCCGGACATCTGCACACCCGACCTCCGATCCCCAGCGCCGGGGAGATCGACCGGTCGCTCGTCGAGAGGCTGCTCGTTGGACTCCGCTCCCTCCACTGACCGGACCGGCATCGGCTATCTGCCGAGTGCCGCCCAGACCCTGATGAAACTCGTGGTCACGGGTCCCTTCGGCGTGGGCAAGACGACCCTGATCCGCACGCTGTCGGAGATTCCGACGCTGCACACCGAGGAGACGATGACGCAGTCCAGCACCGCGCTCGACGACACCGCGGGTCTCCCGGACAAGACCACCACGACGGTCGCCGTCGACTTCGGCCGGCTGACCGTCCCCGACGACCTGGTGCTCTACATGTTCGGCACCCCCGGACAGGAGCGCTTCTTCCCGCTCTGGGCGGACATCGCACGCGGTGCTCTCGGCGCCCTCGTCCTGGTCGACACCCGTCGGCTCGAAGACTCCTTCGCGGTGATGGACATGGTGGAGGAGCACGGGCTGGCGTACGCCGTCGCGGTCAACCGCTTCCCCGACGCCCCCACCCACACCGACGAGGTCCTGCGCAAACACCTCGACCTCGCTCCCGAGACACCGCTGGTGCAGTGCGACGCCCGTGAACGGCGCGGCTCGATCGACGCGCTGATCGCCCTGGCCGAACACGCCCTGACCCGTCTGCCCGAGACGTCGCCCACGCCTCGGCAGACACCCACGCCTCCCTCCCCGTCCCTTCCCCTGCTCCGGGACCCGTCATGACCCTCTCCCCGCCGGGCGCCCCGCGCCGCTCGCCCCTCCAGCCGCTCGCGCTGTACGGCCCCGACTTCGCCGCCGACCCGCACGGCCACTACCGCAGGCTCCGCGCACAGGGCCCCCTCGCCCGGGTCGTCATCGCCCCCGGCATCGACGCGATGCTCGTCACGGACTACCAGGCCGCCGTCGACCTGGTGCGCGACACCGACACCTTCACCAAGGACCCCCGCGCCTGGCAGGAGACCGTCCCCGCGGACTCACCGGTCCTGCCCGTGCTCGGCCACCGGCCCACCGCGCTCTTCAGCGACGGAGCCGTGCACACCCGCTACCGCGACGCCATCAACGACAGCGTGGCCCTGATCGAACCCCACATCCTGCGGGCCGAGGTCACCCGGGTCGCGCAGCAGCTCATCGGCGAGTTCTCCGCGACGGGCAGCGGCGACCTGGTCGCCCAGTACGCCAGGCGGCTGCCCCTGCACGTGTTCACCACCTGGTTCGGCGTCCCACCGGGGGAGGGCGAGCGGATCGTCGACGGCGTCGGCGGCATGATGAACTCCGCCGCGGACGCCGCCGCCGCGTACGCCGATCTCGTCGGTGTCGTCACCGACCTCGTCGCGGCCCGGCGCGCCCGCCCCGGCCGCGACCTCACCTCGTACCTCCTCGCCCACCCGGCGGGTCTCGACAACGACGAGACAGTGCGTCAGATCACACTCCTCATGAGTGCGGGGCACGACCCCACGACCAATCTGATCGGCAACGCGCTGCTCCACATGCTCACCGACGCGCGCTACTCCGGTTCGCTGCACGGTGGCGCGATGACGGCCCAGGAGGCGATCGACGAGATCCTCTGGCAGGACCCCCCGCTGGCCAATCTGGGCGCCCACTACCCCCGTCGCGACACCGAGTTCCACGGCGTCGCCCTGCGCGCCGGGCAGCTGCTTCTGGTCTCCTTCGCCGCCGCCAACACCCAGTCCCCGCCCACCCGTTCGGACCCCGGGGTGCGTTCCGGGTCCAGCGCGCATCTGGCCTGGTCGACGGGGCCGCACCGGTGTCCGGCGAAGCAGCCCGCCCTCCTGATCGCGATGACCGCGATCGAGCAGCTGACCAGCCAGCTCTGCGACCTGGAACTGGCCACCGAGGCCGCCGAGCTGATGTGGCGGCCCGGACCGTTCCACCGCGCCCTGGTCCATCTGCCGGTCCGTTTCACTCCGCTCGATCCCGGTCTTCGCCGTGTCGGTGGTACGCCGAACGGGTGAGGGACGAGAGGATTGCCGGATGAACAATGAGCGCGGCCGGCGCAAACCCAACCGGCGCACGGACGGGGTGGCCCTGTGAGCAGGTACGACAGGTACGACAGGTACGACGCCACCGACGAACAGTGGGAGGGGCTCGCCCAGGTCGTACCGCTGCGGGGCCGCAACGAGTGGCCTTCCAGGGTCGACCACCGCACGGCCCCGGACGAGCGCGCCGCCGAACAGCGACGGCTCGTCGTGCTGCGGGTGCAGGTCTTCGCGGACGCACGCGAAGTCGCCGAGTATCTGGTCGCACAGGTTCCGGTGCTGCTCGACCTGACGGCGGCCGAATCCGATGTGGCCAAACGGATTCTGGACTTCAGCAGCGGCGTCGTCTTCGGACTCGGCAGCGGTATGCACCGCGTCGACCGGAACGTCTTCCTGCTGGCGCCCGTCGGTATGGAGGTCGAAGGGGTCACGCCCGCAGGTCTCCCTCAATCGTAGGAAGGTCACGGGGCAAAACGGTTCGGCCGGTGGAGCCGTGCGTACGGTCCGCCCATGACAGCCATCAGCCCGCTGCCCGGCCCGGACCCTTCGCGCCGGGCCCCCGCAGGCCCGGCCCGCCCGGTCCGCCCGAGAACCGCGGGCACGGCCCGCCCGGCACCCGCGGGCACGGCCCGCACCGCCGGCCCCCTGCGCCCCGTCCGCCCGGCGGTCACCGAGTTACGGCTCGCCGCCTTCGCCTCGCACCGCCGCGCGGTCCTTCCGATGGGGCCGGTGACGCTGGTCACCGGGGGAGCGGGCACCGGCAGGACGACCGCGCTGCGGGCGTACGAGGCGCTGGCGCGGCTCGCGGCCGGTGACCCGCTGGACGAGGTCTTCCCCGATCCGGTCGCCTGTGTGCCCGAGCGGGCGGGCCCCGACGCCCAGGGGCGGCGCGGCTTCCGGCTCGGCTGCACCGTGGACGGCCCGGCCGGTCCGGTCCGGCTGGAGGTGGCGGTCCAGGCCGAGCCCACGCTCCGCATCGTCGGGGAACGGCTGACCGGGGGCGGCGAGACCCTGCTGGCCACCGCGCTGCGCGATCCGCGTCGCCCGGTGGTCCAGGCCGCCTGGCACACGGCGGGCCTGGTTGCGGTGACCCGCGCTCCGCTGCCGGACGACCGGCTCGCGACGGCGCTGCTGCCGCTGCGGGTCGCGGGCGCCACGGAGGGGCAGTTGCAGGTGCTGGCCGCCGCCGAGCAGGTGGTGGTGGCCCTGCGGTCGGCCTTCGTCTGCGATCCGCAGCCGCGGCTGATGCGGGCGCCGGTAGCCGTGGGTCCGGGGCGCCTGTGGCCGGACTGCGGCAATCTCGCCGAGGTCCTGGCCCGGACGCGCGCTCTGGGCGGGTACCGGCACGCCCGGCTGGTCGCCGCCGCCGACGCCGGGTGCGCCGGTCCGGTGACGGGCCTGTACGCGGAGGAGCGGGGGGACGGAACGGTAGGGGCCTGGGTGGGGCGCGACGCGGGGCACCGCACGCCCATGGGCCGGCTCGGCGACGGTGAACTCAGGTATCTGGCCCATGCCCTGGTCCTGCTGAACGGCTCCCGGGTGCTGGAGGCGGACGCCCCGGCGGAGGTGCCGTCGGCGATGCGGGCGGTCACGGTGCTGGCCGACGGACTGGACCGGAGTCTGGGCGGGCGGCAGTTGCGGGAGCTGCTGGCTCTGGCCTCGTCGATCTGTGGGAACGGGCACATCCGGTTGCTGGGGACCGTCACGGACATCGCGGCGGCAGGGGCCCGCGGAGCGGCCGGAGTGACAGTGGTAGACCTGGGACCGTGACGGAACTCGATGTGGCAGAACTCCAGCGGCGACTGGCCGCTTTCGCGGCGGCACGGGACTGGGGCCAGTACCACACCCCGAAGAACCTGGCGGCCGCGCTGAGCGTCGAGGCGTCCGAACTGCTGGAGATCTTCCAGTGGCTGACGCCCGAGCAGTCGGCGCGGGTGATGGAGGAGCCGGACTCGGCGCATCGGGTGGCGGACGAGGTCGCGGATGTTCTCGCCTATCTGCTCCAGTTCTGCGAGGTGCTGGGCATCGATGCGCTGGCGGCGCTGGCGGCCAAGATGGACCGGAATGAGAAACGCTTCCCGGTTCGGGACACCGCAGAACCCTCAAAATGTCACTCTTCGGAGTGATCGTTTTATCAACAGTCGACTTTGTGTCCACAGATTTCCGAATTCCCCTGGCCTTACGGTGCCGTACACCTCACTGTGGGTAATGGATGAGGTGAGCGGGTTTTCGTACGGACGGGGGAATGGCATGGAAGCGGAGCGGCTCATTGAGATCGGTCGGCGTGCTCTGGCGGAGAGCCGGGGCGCGCTGGACATCATGGCGGAGGCCTGGCAGGCCCAGGCGTTGGC is a genomic window of Streptomyces sp. NBC_01237 containing:
- a CDS encoding MBL fold metallo-hydrolase; this translates as MSITGGDVVDLGRDLYAWLPPKRGWGLANCGLLVSPRGALWVDTPYDRLLAGQFLTESVKRLPDGVSIDRVIVTHANGDHFWGAGVLPEAEIIATREAREHIHYEPTPQQQHALVAGGDPATPLGAYLARHFGPFDWSATEPVRPTTYFTGELELTLGDYPVQVSALPPAHTTGDLIVHLPVQRTVFSGDVIFSATPRQPGDHPVHWAGPLSNVIAACERVLATGAETIVPGHGPVLDAAGVREHIAYLEYIRERAHAFHAAGVPAPEAARRVIGEGRHPELGLPERLVVTIGSEYRDLDGSELPGVLQVMTEVAVLAREVEEARTDDGLRRTAAGESAPEPVGRAE
- a CDS encoding ATP-binding protein — translated: MTGVAWIVTLIAVAWAVTAVIRGQQSARDAYAATARAELADRQAKAAEARTLALTDEIRQLAERRIPAAATALSHPTASVPGLREAAGIDGAAARLLTEAVQAARTAVVEERQRVDAAARAAMRGTSAKIQSLLNQSQQLLHEMQHEYDDPRILQLDFRNELALRRTQATAVLCDAWPGLARQNSPLVEVVLGAQSRVAGYERVRIANHLRDERLAVVARAAEPLAIVLAELLANATAYSHPDTEVPVTVQQTLGRGALVLVDDAGIGMDDDALQRARALLAGPSEVLLTELGDPPQTGFAVAGRLVARYGFSCHIESSPYGGMRTMLRIPAHLLTVMEEGRALSALAPKPVHAHPRPTRAPEAPDAPGEPGEPGPAVPEPRPAAAPTATEPRTEPASEPATEPRTELPTRRRRVRRPAAPDAADAHRPVAEEPAPRTPEQAGASWTALQQGTVSGRRAEAAAPDGTGTRASAPPALVAPAPAVPVSPAPAPAPASPSDDQGDDET
- a CDS encoding roadblock/LC7 domain-containing protein — encoded protein: MSAPTPTTGDLAWVLTPLLELPGVQHAVVATGDGLVEGASEGLDRASAERVAAMTATVHAAARAFTTAFTEAEKPRLAQTVVESELGFAIVVPAGRNTTLALFAAPDAHLGNIAYQMQVQVTALTRAMNAPTRQPDAAARP
- a CDS encoding DUF742 domain-containing protein encodes the protein MTPGPGRRLIPAYLVTGGRSAPSGPTLDRLAVLVRTDSALPPDAGSEHRRLCELLEPGALTVVECAAHLELPVSATVFLAADLAAAGHLHTRPPIPSAGEIDRSLVERLLVGLRSLH
- a CDS encoding GTP-binding protein, producing MDSAPSTDRTGIGYLPSAAQTLMKLVVTGPFGVGKTTLIRTLSEIPTLHTEETMTQSSTALDDTAGLPDKTTTTVAVDFGRLTVPDDLVLYMFGTPGQERFFPLWADIARGALGALVLVDTRRLEDSFAVMDMVEEHGLAYAVAVNRFPDAPTHTDEVLRKHLDLAPETPLVQCDARERRGSIDALIALAEHALTRLPETSPTPRQTPTPPSPSLPLLRDPS
- a CDS encoding cytochrome P450, yielding MTLSPPGAPRRSPLQPLALYGPDFAADPHGHYRRLRAQGPLARVVIAPGIDAMLVTDYQAAVDLVRDTDTFTKDPRAWQETVPADSPVLPVLGHRPTALFSDGAVHTRYRDAINDSVALIEPHILRAEVTRVAQQLIGEFSATGSGDLVAQYARRLPLHVFTTWFGVPPGEGERIVDGVGGMMNSAADAAAAYADLVGVVTDLVAARRARPGRDLTSYLLAHPAGLDNDETVRQITLLMSAGHDPTTNLIGNALLHMLTDARYSGSLHGGAMTAQEAIDEILWQDPPLANLGAHYPRRDTEFHGVALRAGQLLLVSFAAANTQSPPTRSDPGVRSGSSAHLAWSTGPHRCPAKQPALLIAMTAIEQLTSQLCDLELATEAAELMWRPGPFHRALVHLPVRFTPLDPGLRRVGGTPNG
- a CDS encoding cell division protein SepF: MSRYDRYDRYDATDEQWEGLAQVVPLRGRNEWPSRVDHRTAPDERAAEQRRLVVLRVQVFADAREVAEYLVAQVPVLLDLTAAESDVAKRILDFSSGVVFGLGSGMHRVDRNVFLLAPVGMEVEGVTPAGLPQS
- a CDS encoding ATP-binding protein, which gives rise to MTAISPLPGPDPSRRAPAGPARPVRPRTAGTARPAPAGTARTAGPLRPVRPAVTELRLAAFASHRRAVLPMGPVTLVTGGAGTGRTTALRAYEALARLAAGDPLDEVFPDPVACVPERAGPDAQGRRGFRLGCTVDGPAGPVRLEVAVQAEPTLRIVGERLTGGGETLLATALRDPRRPVVQAAWHTAGLVAVTRAPLPDDRLATALLPLRVAGATEGQLQVLAAAEQVVVALRSAFVCDPQPRLMRAPVAVGPGRLWPDCGNLAEVLARTRALGGYRHARLVAAADAGCAGPVTGLYAEERGDGTVGAWVGRDAGHRTPMGRLGDGELRYLAHALVLLNGSRVLEADAPAEVPSAMRAVTVLADGLDRSLGGRQLRELLALASSICGNGHIRLLGTVTDIAAAGARGAAGVTVVDLGP
- a CDS encoding nucleotide pyrophosphohydrolase, which gives rise to MTELDVAELQRRLAAFAAARDWGQYHTPKNLAAALSVEASELLEIFQWLTPEQSARVMEEPDSAHRVADEVADVLAYLLQFCEVLGIDALAALAAKMDRNEKRFPVRDTAEPSKCHSSE